Below is a genomic region from candidate division WOR-3 bacterium.
TTCACAAAGACAGCTGCCTGGGTATTGCTCATCGCTGTTGGTTTGTCCGGCTGCTGATGCCAGGAGGCATCACCAGGATCATAGTACCAGCAGTCAACGCCCACGGTTCCATGGTCGTCACCACCGACAAAATAGAAGTATCCATTGGCGTCACAGGCGCCCTGGATTCTTGAACGTCCAGGCTGACCAGAAGCACCGGTCGGAATGTCGGCGATTGCCGTCCAGGTGATCTGGGTGGGATCAGATGGATTGATGATACCCATCCAGGCACCGGTTACATACGCACCGTTGTATCCACCGGCGACATAGATTGTATCGCCGAAGATTCCGCAGGCGAATGAGCGGTTGGTAATCGGCATTGCGGTTCCGGTTGTCCAGGAATCCGTCGCCGGGTCATAGATTTCAACCACGTTAAAGTAAGAAGAGCCTGACTGTCCGCCCATGACGTAAATCAGGGTGTCTTTCCAGCAGACTGCACCGAGGAAGTGACGGGCAGTCGGTAATGGTGTGACTTCAGTCACGGTGCCAGCAACCGGGTCAAATTCCTGCATATTATTGATCGCATTAAAGCTGGCATCACAACCACCAGCAATATAGACCAGACCATTGCAGGCTACTGCAGCGTGACGCTGGGCTGGTGTTGAGAGTGTGGCAGAACTGACCGTCCATGTTTCTGTGCCAACATCGAATTCATCGATCTCACTTAGATTGGTATTACCACCGGTTGAATAAACCTTTGGTGAGCCACCGACATCAAGTGCTGCCATTGCATGGTAATAAGTGGATTGAGGTAGGTTGGAAGAATAGATTTTCCAGAAGATGCTCTGAGTTACGGTCTGCATAGCCATGGTGTCGTTTGCCGGATTCTCATCACCGGAAAGTACTGTATATGCCATTACATCATAGGTGATACCATCGTTCGGACCGGTCGTCCAGTTGGGCCAGGTATAGGTGGTTTCAGCACCTGATGCAAGGGTGATGTTGTCGGTCTGGTTATAGATGGTTGTACCCGAAGAATCGATAACAAAGTAAATGTCAAATGTTTCGGTTTCAGTACCATAGTTATGATAAACCGCTTCAGGAGCGATTGTGGTATTCGGCATTTCAGTGGCACCCGGCGCATTGATGGCAGCGACTCCGACATCATGGAGTGTACCGCCGAGCGGCTGACCGATGAGGATAAAGCCCGCTTCATTCGGTTGACCGAAGACAGTGGTAGCAGTAACCCAGTTCGGGTAACCGAAGATTGCGCCGCGGAAGTATGCTTCCTGGCCGTTTCCACAACCGGGCTCACCGACGATACCGGTCTGTCCGTTGGTGTTAAATACATTTGACGGCTGGATCTCAATCCAGTATGTGGCGCCGCCGGTTAAATTGACCGACGTAGGCAGTTCAATTTCGAGTCTCCAGCGCTGGCCTGCAACATACTCATAGGTT
It encodes:
- a CDS encoding T9SS C-terminal target domain-containing protein, coding for MMKKVLILTLCLGLIPMLFAANESDTRVPMLQLQNPNKPLDNPVFKRNPLEGNRDVLLSQIPDTVNASNMACQLDSVYPFEADVADDIQPSGAGWRIDSVISWWWNWNGFTSWSNVPNIHFIVYDDNGGQPADNPSQEIVCEPSNWTTYEYVAGQRWRLEIELPTSVNLTGGATYWIEIQPSNVFNTNGQTGIVGEPGCGNGQEAYFRGAIFGYPNWVTATTVFGQPNEAGFILIGQPLGGTLHDVGVAAINAPGATEMPNTTIAPEAVYHNYGTETETFDIYFVIDSSGTTIYNQTDNITLASGAETTYTWPNWTTGPNDGITYDVMAYTVLSGDENPANDTMAMQTVTQSIFWKIYSSNLPQSTYYHAMAALDVGGSPKVYSTGGNTNLSEIDEFDVGTETWTVSSATLSTPAQRHAAVACNGLVYIAGGCDASFNAINNMQEFDPVAGTVTEVTPLPTARHFLGAVCWKDTLIYVMGGQSGSSYFNVVEIYDPATDSWTTGTAMPITNRSFACGIFGDTIYVAGGYNGAYVTGAWMGIINPSDPTQITWTAIADIPTGASGQPGRSRIQGACDANGYFYFVGGDDHGTVGVDCWYYDPGDASWHQQPDKPTAMSNTQAAVFVNDLDGGTFFCAGGYTGAPGNATEGLVNLGQFGVAERPDNNQVISNFGFVNVTNPTKGAANISFITPISGHVTLKVYDGMGRYVETLVNSTKPAGINTVTWNTDNLANGVYFFHLEAADNTATQKLILVK